Genomic window (Campylobacter ureolyticus ACS-301-V-Sch3b):
GATAACAAGCAACACTAGCCAAAATAAAAATTTTGGAAGTTTTTTATGCTCTGTTATTGCAACTTCTTGCTTTAAAGGACTGTTAAACTTAGGCTCTTTTTTTAGTGTGAAATCTTCTATGTTGTTTGCGTTAAACTCATCAAGCCAAGGCTGCAAGTCAACCCCATATTCTCTTTCAAGTATCTTTACATAAGCTTTTGCATTCGTATCTTTTAATGAGTCAAAATCTTTTTGTAAAATCCATCTTATATAATCAACTTCAATATGCGTTGTTTTGGCTATTTCGTTGATTCCAATACTTTCTAATTTTTCTAAAGCGTTGTTTTTATTGTTGTCCATTTGTCATCCTGTCACAAAATATTGCAAATGCTGCATTAACATTTAAAGAATCCCAGTTATTTCTCATTTTTATGCCAATTAATTCATCGCATTTTTGAATAGCTTTATTTGGAATTCCCTCACCTTCGCTTCCCATTACAAGCACCTTTTTGCTAGCAAATTCTTTTAAATTTTTACCTTTTGCATCTGATGCGTAAATTTTAAAACCAACTTGCTTTAACTCATTTAATAGAGTTAGTCCATCTTCGAATTTACAAATTGGTATTTCATACGCAGCACCACTACTAGATCTAATAATACCCTCTATTGCTAAACTTTTGGTTACGATAATTACACCATCAACCCCAAGTGCGTAAGCTGAGCGAACTATCGCACCTATGTTTCCAACATCACTTAGATTGTATAAAACTGCCAAAAAATTCTTAGATTTTAAATCCTTAAATTCGCTAAACTTATAATCTTTAACTTCTGCTAAAAAACCTTGATGATTGCCACCCCTTGCTAGGGCTTGAGCTTTTTTAAAGTCAAGTTTTTCTATTTTTATATTAAGCTTTGAAATCTCCCTAAATAAAGCTTTATCGCACTCTTTGGCAAGAAAAATCTTTAAAAACTCATCTTTGTGGTTTTTTAACAGATGTAAAAATAGCTGTTTTCCATAAATTATCATTTTAAAATAATATCAAAAGAGGCTTAAAAAACAGCTTATTTTATTAAATTTTTATAAATTTCTTTTTGATTTATTCCTGTAATTTTTGATAAAAGTTTTGATTTTTGTTTGGGTGGTATATCAAGATCTAAAATATCGCTTTCTAAAATGGTTTCAAATTTTGTATTTTTACTTTTATCTATCACTAAGCAAAACTCACCGTTTAAATTTTCATTTTCTAGAATTTGGGCTAAATTTATAGCTTTATCAAAATATTTTGTTTCAAATTTTTTAGTTGCTTCTTTTATGATAAAAATTTCTCTTTGTGGGTCTAGGTCTGCAATATTTTTTATTAAATTTAAAACTCTTTTTGGGGATTCATAAATTATTGTTGGATAGGGTGAATTTAAAGCATTTTGGATAGCTACTTTTCTCTCATCGCCTTTGTTTGGCAAAAAACCTAAAAAACTAAACTCTTTTTCTACTAATCCACTTGCAACAGCTGCCAAAATTAAGGCATTTGAGCCACTTAAAACTTCGTATTTAATTTTATTTTTTTGAGCAAATTTAACTAAGTTATTTCCAGGATCGCTAATGCACGGCATCCCAGCATCGCTCATATATGCACATATTTTGTTAAAAATATCTAAGTCAATATTTTTTAAAATTTCATCTTCATTGTGTGAGTGGAGTGAGTAAAAAGATATATCTTTTAGTTTTAAAGAGTAGCGGGTTTGAAGTAAGTTTAAAAATTTTTTAGTAACTCTTGTATCCTCGCAAAAAATAACCTCGCATTTGGCTAAAATTTCTAAAATATGCAAGGATACATCAGATAAATTTCCTATTGGTGTAGGAATAAAATAAAGCAATTATTTCATACCGTATTTTTTCTTAAATTTATCTACTCTACCTGCTGAATCTACGATCTTTTCGCTTCCTGTAAAAAATGGATGACATTTTGAGCAAATATCAACTCTTAGCTCTTTTTTGTTTGACTTTGTTTCAAAAACATTTCCACAAGCACAAGTTACGGTGCAATCCATATAGTCTGGATGAATATCTTTTTTCATAAAATTTTCCTTTTTATATTTTTAGTTTTGAATTTAGAATAAGTCTGCATTTTACTATAAAAAATATAAAAAATCAAATTTAAAGTAAAATTTTTGATGCAATTCCTACGACAGCACTATTTGATTTTAAAATAAAAGGCGAGTTTAGTCCAACCCTATCTTTAACTTTTAATCTTTCATTTTCGCTAAATCCGCCCTCAGGCCCTATAAAATAAATTTTATTTTTATTTAAATTTTGGATTTTTTCGCCACCAAAATCTACCAACGCAATATTATCAAATTTAGTTAAAAACTCATCAAAACTACTATAAATTTCAAACTCTATTATAGAGTTTCGCCCACATTGTTGTGATGAGTTTATCAAAATTCTTTCAAATCTTTCTAAATCGAGTTTAAAATTTTTTTGTGAGAACTCAGTATAGACAAAAAATATCTTTTTAACTCCGATTTCATTTAAAGTTGGAAGAGTTTTTTCTATAACTATAGGATCTACAACTGCCCATGCAATATTTAAAAAAAGCTCATCTTTTGGTAGGGAATGTTTAAAAACAAGTTCTAAAGAGATCTCTTTTTTTGAAATTTCTGTTATTTCATAAATATAATTATAATTATCTCTTAAATTTCTTATATCAATTCTTTGACTTGTTTGAACGCGTCTAGCTTTTAGATGCTTAAAGTCATTTATCTTTAAAAGCTCATCTCCGGCATTTTTATCATATAAAAAAACCATTTATAAAATCTCCAAAATAAGTGTAATTGCTAAAATTATGATAACTAAAATTTTAGCTTTTTTCTTAAAATTTTCATAACTTTTTGTGTAATATCCCTTTTTTAAGGCTTTAAAGCTAATGCCAATAAATGCTGGAAAAATAATGCTAGCTAAAATCATCAAAAAAACCTTAAAGCTTATGTGAAAATTAATAACAGGTAACATTATAATGCCTGTAAAAATTAAAGCTGAAAGACTAAAACTATAAAGTGGTATAAAAAATCTTATTCTTTTATGAAATTTAATACCATTTTGTGAGTTAGAAAAAATCAAAATCAAAAAAATCAAGCTTAAAGCTATAAAAAACTTTGAGAAAAAACTATGTAAAGCAAGACTTAAATCATAAAATTCTATCATTTAGCAACCTTTTAAAAAATTAAACTTAGAACCATTTTTAAGTTTTGTAAAAAACTCTTTATCATCTAAATCAGCTAAAATTTCAGGACTAAAATTTATATCTTTAAGCTCTATTTTTCCCATATTTTCGTTGTATGCATCATCTCTAAAGCATTGTGCATATCCAGTGGCTGTTTCATGAACGATAATACTATAAAGCGTAACATTTTTTTCATTATTGTTCATGTTTGTAAGGCTTAAAAGTCTGTCAATTAAAATAAAAAAAACTCTACAAAACTGCTCTGCGCTTGGATTTTGTGGGATTTCTACCCATCTTTTTGAGTGTTTTTTAATGTCATTTTTATATTCATCGCTATCGCCTGAAAAAAGTGTTGTAGCATGGTCAAAACTATCAATTATTACTTTTATGCCTTGTTTCATTAATCCAAAATCATATACCATTCCAGCACTGTCTAAAAAATTTGAACTAAGCATTACTTCGCACCTATATGAGTGTCCGTGAATGCTCGTCCTACAGCGTTTTGAAGAGCAAAATCTTACAATATGTGCATTTTCAAAGTCATAAATTTTTCTTATTATCATACACCCTCTTTGTCGTTAAATATTCTAATATGAACTCTATCTGTATAATTATAGCCGTTTTCAAGACAGAAATTAAATACAAATTTAGCATTTTTTTCAAGTTCATCTATGTTTTTAGCTAATGGCATACAAAAAACATCACTTTTTTTAGCATTTTTAATAGCGTTTAATATCTCACAAATTTCATCATTTGGATTAAAGCTAGGACTTATTACAAATTTATAAAAGCACTCTTTTGTGTTTTGTTTTAATAAATTTAAAGCTTTGAAATTTAGCCTTTTTTCTTTTGTTTCGCCTGAGATTGAAAGTTTTATGGAAATTGCATAAATGCAGTTTTTATAAAGAGGAAATTTATCAAAATCAATCTCAATCGTTCCATTAGTTTCAAAATGAACTTCATAGCCTTGATGTAAAATTTCGCTAATAAAATCATAAAAAATAGGATTTTTATGGTGAATTAGTGGCTCACCGCCTGTTATTACAATGGCTGGTTTATAATCTAGTTTTGGAATTTTTGATAAAAGAGTTTTTGTGCATTCAATTTTTTCATAATTAAAATGACTTGTAAAAACAGCTTTGATTGTGTCACATCCTTTTAAAGCTTCTCCTGTTTTTGGAGAAATTTTAACTACATTAAAGCCTTGACATTTTAAATTACACCCAGCAAAACGAAAGAAAATAGCATTTGTGCCAGTATATTTTCCCTCGCCTTGGATACTGTGAAATACTTCAACTAGATTTAAAGACATTTAATTTTTTACTCTAAATTTAAAAAAATTATTCATATTTTAGCCACCAGTTTTATAAAAAGCTCTACTTGAAATTTCATTTTGATTTACGCTGTTTTCCCATCTATTTTTTTCAGGCTTGTTTTTTAAAACTTCTCTTAAAATTTCACTTGCTTTTATAATATCGCCACTTCTAACAGCTTCTTTTATGCTTAGTGCATCTTCAAAATACAAACAAGGTATTAAAAGCCCTTCCGCACTTAGTCTAATTCTATTACAAGTATCGCAAAAATCGTGTTTGTGTGGGTCAATTATTCCAAATTTATATCCATCTTCTAGCTCAAAAAGAGTGGCTGGGGAGTTTAGTTTTTTAACGCTTTCTTTGAATTTAAATTTGCTTGATAAAATAGTTAAAATTTCATCTTTTTTAAGACTTTTTAAAAAGTTTTTTGCATGGATATTTTCCATATATTCGATAAATCTAATTTCGCATCCGTGATTTTTAGCAAATTCTAAAAGATTTATAAGCTCATCATCGTTAAAATTTTTTAAAGCTACACAGTTTAATTTAACTTTAAGTCCAACATTTAGGGCTTCTTCAAAGCCACTTATAACTTTTTCAAGGACGTTTTTTCCAGTTAATTTAAAAGCTTTTTCTTTGTTTAAGGTATCAAGGGACATATTAATTCTTTTTAGTCCACTATCTTTTAGTTTTTTAGCAAAATCTTTTAAGAAATATCCATTCGTAGTCATCGCTAAATCAATATTTGGGGCATAATCACTTATCATTTTGATAAATTTATCAGTATCTTTTCTAACTAAAGGCTCTCCGCCTGTTATTCTTATTTTTTTAACACCCTCATCAATCGCAACTTTTATAAATAAAAACAACTCTTCAAAGCTTAAAATTTTTTCATGCGGTACCCATTCAAATGGCTTATCTGGCATACAATACTTGCATCTAAAATTACATCTTTCAGTAACAGAAACTCTTAAATAATCAACAACTCTTCCATGCCCGTCTATTAACATCTTTTGTCCTTTTGTTGGATTATAAAAGACTTTTTTAAATTTAACACAAATAAATTTTATTTATTAACAAGTTTATCTATGTTTTGCAAAGACTTAATAACAGGCTCAATCTTATCATCGATTTGTTTATCAAGCTCATCAGCAAGTATGCCTATATCAAACATTTCAAGTTCTTCTTTTAGTTTTGCAACCTCTTTTTTTAAGATAAAAATTTCATTCATATTATCATTGACTATATGATCATATCTATCAAATTTTTTATTTGTTTGGCTGTCTTTTACATAAAGTAAAATTAGCACTATAAAAAGCACTACGCAAAGTCCTAAAATAATAATGCTATTAGCATCCATTTTTTCTCCTTTTTTTAAAAAGATTTAAAAGCTTGACGAGCTTATTAAAAAACTTTTCAAACTTGTCTTCGGTCGCGGACACAAAGTCCGCTTGCTTGAAAGTTCAAAAAGTTTTTTATAATACCGCCTATTTTTGAAAATCTATGCTTCGCTCTTTTAAAATTTTAAAAGTTATAAAAATAGATTTTCAAAAATAGGCGTAGTTAGGCAAAAGTTTTTTAGTCCCACAATGCGAGCATACTTTTTGTATGTAAGTGAGTGGGCTAAGAAACTTTTATTTAAATATGCCAAGATTTTAAATCTTTAAATCTAAAAATATAAAACAAAAAAACATTATCCCCAAATAACCATTTAGTGTAAAAAATGCTTTGTCTATTTTAGTAAAGTCTTTATTCACAATCTCATGTTCTTTATACAAAATAATAGCTGAAATTATAACACCTAAATACGCAAAAAATCCCAAATTTGAAGCCATGCAAAAAAGTAACCAAAATAAAATTGTAATTGCGTGAAAAATACTTGAAATAAACATAGCTGCTTTGCTTCCATAACATGCTGGGATGCTATAAAGACCAGCTTTTTTATCATATTCCATATCTTGAAGTGAGTAGAGTATGTCAAACCCAGCTACCCAAAAAGCAACTCCAAAACACAATAAAATCGCCCAAAGAGGAATAGCTCCTAAAACTGCTACACTTCCTGCTATTGGAGCAAGCCCTAGACAAAATCCAAGCACTATATGAGCGGTTTGTGAAAATCTTTTAAAAATTGAATATCCACCCAAAAAAAGTAAAATTGGAAATGATAAATAAAAGGCTAAACTATTTATAAAATATGCTACTATTATAAAAATTAAAGCATTTACTCCTATGAAAATAAGTAAATTTGTCTTTCCAATTCTTCCATCAACACTTGGTCTATTTGCACATCTTGGATTTGGTTCATCTATGTCTTTGTCCATAAATCTATTAAAAGCCATAGCAAAACTTCTTGCACTTACTGCGCATAAAATTCCTAAAATAAGTAGTCTCCACCCAAACCACATCGTGTTATTTTCAAGTTTTGAAGCCGTAATCATAGCTATAAAAATAAATGGCAGAGCAAAAACTGAGTGCTTAAAAACAATAAGTTCGTTAATATCTGCTAAAACTTGCCTAAATTTTTTCATTAATTCCTTTCAAAGTTTTTATTTTAGCTAATTTAAGTTACAATACAATAAAGGTATCTTATAATTTACCCATATTTTATAAAAAAGGGGTAAAAATGAGCGAATTTTCTTTCTATTTTAGAGAGGATAAATTTGTGATAGAGGCTATAAAAAAAATTAAAAAAACACCAAATGGAACTCTTGTTTTTCGTAATAAAATGAATTCTATATTATTTCCTGTAAATTTCACAGCTAGAGATTACGATATTTTTTTTACAATTTGTTGGTATGCGAAACAAATGGGCTACTCTGAAAATAGAGGCTTTATTGAAATGCCATACTCTGAACTAATAAAATTTTATGAAAAAGATATAAATAAAACTAGATTTAATAATGAAATTAAAATTTTTAGAGATAAGGTTTTGGGCATGAATGGTGCGGCGATTTATAGAACAATAGAGCTTACATATGATGATGAAATTACTACAGTCGGTGTATTTTTTACCGAAATGAAAACTTTCAGAAACAAACAGGTTTTAAATTTTAAAGTAAATCCAATTGCATTAAATATATTGTTTGGAACTTTAAATTTTATGAAAATTGATCTTTACGATTTTGTTTCAATTAATGGTAAATTTGCAAAAACCCTTTATCGCCTTTTGCACCAATACGATAATCTAAAACCTGATAAAGATGGTTTTAAATGTGTTAAATTTACTAGAAAAGATTTTGAAAATTTAATGTCTGTACCTGAAAACTACAAATCAACGAATATTAACAGTAGAGTGATTGAACCATCAGTTAATGAGCTTAACGAAAAATACTTTAAAAAGCTTATGTTTGAAAAAGAATTTTCAAAAAACAATAAAAAAGAAATCACTGGATATTCGTTTAAATTTATACTTAACGAACAAGCCGTTTAAAGCCATTTAGCCCTATACTACATCAACTTAAATTTAGTTTTTGCTTTCTAGGGCTTGTGGCAACTTAAATTAATCTTAAATATTTCAATCTTTATTTATTTTCTATCCCTTTATTCTCATTGCTATGTATTCTTCTAAATCTAAATCAAAATTCATAGCTTCTGCTCTGAATTGCATTATTTGATCAAATGTAAAAATATCTTTTAACTCATATGTTGCTGTGAGCTTAATTTCTGAATATGTAGCCATACTTACTCCTAAATTGTCAGCTATTTTGCGGATTAATTCTTTGTTTTCATGGCTTATATAAATAATATAATTTGTCATACGTTCTTTTATTTTTTCATCATTTGGCTGTGGTGCTTCTATTAATCCCATTTTAAATTTTACAAACTCACTCATGCTTGTGTTGTACCATTTTGCTTGATCGAATATCCAAACTAAAACTTCGTCTTTAATATAAGGAATTTGTGACACAAGTGAATTTTCTATAAATTTAGCTAAGGTGTATGTTGTGTATTTTTTTCTTATTTTTACTCCAAGCTCTTTTGAAAATTTTGCCCCAAATGACTCTTTTCCTTTTTTAGATGATAATTCTTTTTGTGTTTCTGCTCCATCAATAAAACTATCTAAATTTTCAATTGAATTTGTTGTTTTTTTAAAATTCATTTTTTCTCCCTTTTGTCTTAATAAATAATGAAATAAAAAATATTTAAAAAGTATTTTATAGAATTATTATAACTAAAAATATAATAAATAATATAAAAAAATACTAAAATTTAAAAAATAAAAGCATAATTTTATAAAATTTCATTACATAAATTTTTTATTTCATTTTCTGCTTTGTTGCCATCATTAATTTCAACTACTCCAAGTCCAAGTTGTGTTGCAATTTTATATCTTTCTCTTTCATAAATAATCGTATCTGCTAATTTTATATAATCTTCTTCTATGTCGTTTATATAGCTTATGAGACTTTCAATTTTTTTATATAAAACTGGATTTGGAGATGCCCTGTTAATAACAATATATGCTATGAGTTTGTTGTTTTGCTCTTTTGCCATTTTTACGACATTTATCATTTTATCTAAAACACTTACATCAAACTGGCTTGGAATTGTTGGAATTATCACTATATCGCTTAATGCAATTGCTATTCGCATTTCTCTGCTATCTCTTCCACCTGTGTCTATTAATATATCTTTTTCCCCTTTATCGTTTTGCAAAAATTCTTTTAAATTTTCGCCGTATTTATATGCAAAATCAAAAGCTTTATTATGGTTTTCTTCATTTCTTATATTTAGAAATGTAGCTATTGATTTTTGTGGATCCGTATCAATTAATAGCATAAATTTGTTTTTAACTATTCCTTGATTTATGGCTATATTTGTAGCTAATGTGCTTTTTCCACTTCCACCTTTTTCGTTACAAATTGATATAATCATTTTGTCTCCCTTTTATTTATTCTTCGACTTTACAAATTTGTGTATGTTTTCATCAAAATGACCTGTCCTGCTGCTAATTTCTTTAACAGTTTCTAACATGCATTCATGAAAGTTATAGCCTAATTTTACGGCTTCATTTTCTACACTTCTCATTAATATGTATAGATTTTTATTAAACTCAGTTTCACTATAAGAGTTTTTTATTCCAATGTTCTTACTTACTTTATAATATTTGTCAATTTGACTTAAAATAAAAAATCTATGTTCAACATTTATTGTGAGAGCCTTTAAATGAGGTTCTAACATATTTTTTAAATCTATAAAACTAATATTTAATGAGTTCAT
Coding sequences:
- the rlmB gene encoding 23S rRNA (guanosine(2251)-2'-O)-methyltransferase RlmB; this translates as MIIYGKQLFLHLLKNHKDEFLKIFLAKECDKALFREISKLNIKIEKLDFKKAQALARGGNHQGFLAEVKDYKFSEFKDLKSKNFLAVLYNLSDVGNIGAIVRSAYALGVDGVIIVTKSLAIEGIIRSSSGAAYEIPICKFEDGLTLLNELKQVGFKIYASDAKGKNLKEFASKKVLVMGSEGEGIPNKAIQKCDELIGIKMRNNWDSLNVNAAFAIFCDRMTNGQQ
- the rsmI gene encoding 16S rRNA (cytidine(1402)-2'-O)-methyltransferase, which encodes MLYFIPTPIGNLSDVSLHILEILAKCEVIFCEDTRVTKKFLNLLQTRYSLKLKDISFYSLHSHNEDEILKNIDLDIFNKICAYMSDAGMPCISDPGNNLVKFAQKNKIKYEVLSGSNALILAAVASGLVEKEFSFLGFLPNKGDERKVAIQNALNSPYPTIIYESPKRVLNLIKNIADLDPQREIFIIKEATKKFETKYFDKAINLAQILENENLNGEFCLVIDKSKNTKFETILESDILDLDIPPKQKSKLLSKITGINQKEIYKNLIK
- the rpmE gene encoding 50S ribosomal protein L31, which encodes MKKDIHPDYMDCTVTCACGNVFETKSNKKELRVDICSKCHPFFTGSEKIVDSAGRVDKFKKKYGMK
- a CDS encoding 16S rRNA (uracil(1498)-N(3))-methyltransferase; amino-acid sequence: MVFLYDKNAGDELLKINDFKHLKARRVQTSQRIDIRNLRDNYNYIYEITEISKKEISLELVFKHSLPKDELFLNIAWAVVDPIVIEKTLPTLNEIGVKKIFFVYTEFSQKNFKLDLERFERILINSSQQCGRNSIIEFEIYSSFDEFLTKFDNIALVDFGGEKIQNLNKNKIYFIGPEGGFSENERLKVKDRVGLNSPFILKSNSAVVGIASKILL
- a CDS encoding 6-pyruvoyl trahydropterin synthase family protein yields the protein MIIRKIYDFENAHIVRFCSSKRCRTSIHGHSYRCEVMLSSNFLDSAGMVYDFGLMKQGIKVIIDSFDHATTLFSGDSDEYKNDIKKHSKRWVEIPQNPSAEQFCRVFFILIDRLLSLTNMNNNEKNVTLYSIIVHETATGYAQCFRDDAYNENMGKIELKDINFSPEILADLDDKEFFTKLKNGSKFNFLKGC
- a CDS encoding 7-carboxy-7-deazaguanine synthase QueE — protein: MSLNLVEVFHSIQGEGKYTGTNAIFFRFAGCNLKCQGFNVVKISPKTGEALKGCDTIKAVFTSHFNYEKIECTKTLLSKIPKLDYKPAIVITGGEPLIHHKNPIFYDFISEILHQGYEVHFETNGTIEIDFDKFPLYKNCIYAISIKLSISGETKEKRLNFKALNLLKQNTKECFYKFVISPSFNPNDEICEILNAIKNAKKSDVFCMPLAKNIDELEKNAKFVFNFCLENGYNYTDRVHIRIFNDKEGV
- the moaA gene encoding GTP 3',8-cyclase MoaA — protein: MLIDGHGRVVDYLRVSVTERCNFRCKYCMPDKPFEWVPHEKILSFEELFLFIKVAIDEGVKKIRITGGEPLVRKDTDKFIKMISDYAPNIDLAMTTNGYFLKDFAKKLKDSGLKRINMSLDTLNKEKAFKLTGKNVLEKVISGFEEALNVGLKVKLNCVALKNFNDDELINLLEFAKNHGCEIRFIEYMENIHAKNFLKSLKKDEILTILSSKFKFKESVKKLNSPATLFELEDGYKFGIIDPHKHDFCDTCNRIRLSAEGLLIPCLYFEDALSIKEAVRSGDIIKASEILREVLKNKPEKNRWENSVNQNEISSRAFYKTGG
- the mqnP gene encoding menaquinone biosynthesis prenyltransferase MqnP produces the protein MKKFRQVLADINELIVFKHSVFALPFIFIAMITASKLENNTMWFGWRLLILGILCAVSARSFAMAFNRFMDKDIDEPNPRCANRPSVDGRIGKTNLLIFIGVNALIFIIVAYFINSLAFYLSFPILLFLGGYSIFKRFSQTAHIVLGFCLGLAPIAGSVAVLGAIPLWAILLCFGVAFWVAGFDILYSLQDMEYDKKAGLYSIPACYGSKAAMFISSIFHAITILFWLLFCMASNLGFFAYLGVIISAIILYKEHEIVNKDFTKIDKAFFTLNGYLGIMFFCFIFLDLKI
- a CDS encoding replication initiation protein; protein product: MSEFSFYFREDKFVIEAIKKIKKTPNGTLVFRNKMNSILFPVNFTARDYDIFFTICWYAKQMGYSENRGFIEMPYSELIKFYEKDINKTRFNNEIKIFRDKVLGMNGAAIYRTIELTYDDEITTVGVFFTEMKTFRNKQVLNFKVNPIALNILFGTLNFMKIDLYDFVSINGKFAKTLYRLLHQYDNLKPDKDGFKCVKFTRKDFENLMSVPENYKSTNINSRVIEPSVNELNEKYFKKLMFEKEFSKNNKKEITGYSFKFILNEQAV
- a CDS encoding AAA family ATPase, with the protein product MIISICNEKGGSGKSTLATNIAINQGIVKNKFMLLIDTDPQKSIATFLNIRNEENHNKAFDFAYKYGENLKEFLQNDKGEKDILIDTGGRDSREMRIAIALSDIVIIPTIPSQFDVSVLDKMINVVKMAKEQNNKLIAYIVINRASPNPVLYKKIESLISYINDIEEDYIKLADTIIYERERYKIATQLGLGVVEINDGNKAENEIKNLCNEIL